CAGATCACAGACGCCCACCCAGGGCATGTCCAACCGCGAAGTGTTGAACCATCGTCGGGGAAGCTGCTCTTCTGCCACGGGATACAGGTGACCATTGCAGTAATCCGCGATGGCGATGGCTCCATGTTCACTTCTGTAAAAAAGTGGCGTCCAAAATCGCTGGTTGGAAAAAGTCACGTCGCGGTCCGGCATGTCCACCGTCATCATCAGATCGGCAGAGTTTGTCGGGAGCCGTAGGGTCACCGTTCCCGAATAGGGCTTGTTATCTCTCCAGAACAGGGTCGTTTCGCAGGAAAGTCCATCGTTTCCCACCTTCTGGAAATTTCTCAGCACCTCACGCCGTTTGGAATCCTCGACGACTGAGCTCCACTTATGCCCCGCCCGTTTGTCGAGCACCTCCCACGCACCTGTTTGCGGTTCAAGCACCACTTTCAGGAGCGCGTTTTCCAGCACCCAGGTGTTTCCCTCCTGACCCACGTGGGTAGCCGGTCCCTGCTGGCCGGTTTCTCCAGGCTCCAATCCCATGGCGGACGTGGAGAGGGACCAACCCGCTGTCACCAGGAGGCCCCACATCACGCACAACCAAGCGTGCTGCACACAGCGACTGTAACCGCGACTCATGCGACACCTCCAGAGAAAAACGAGACAGTTTGTTTTTGTTTCGATGACGCAATCGGCCTTCGGGGCACCCTACCCGCGGCCCTGAACGCGGCAAATCATAGCGAGGACCGAGTCCCTCCGCCAGGAACGCCTACCGCTGCGCCCATCCTGTCCAGACTTCTCGGGCGGCCCGGAACAAGCTTTCCGGTGTCCAGGCGGTCAACTCGGGAACGACGGCCTGCCCACCGGCGCACGCCACATAAAACGTCAATGTTCGCTTTTCTCCCGCGGCCAGCTCCAGCGGAAACCGAAGTCCCTCGGTCAACAGAAGTGGTTGATCCTTTTTTCCACCGACATCCACATAGTAACGGGCCTGATCGTTTAATGCCCCACTGATCACTTTATTGAGATTCAAACGCACGTTAGTGGGAAAAACCCACACAACGTTGAGGATCGGGTTGCGGTCTCGGGCCCCTGGGACCGGTCGAATGGTTATGGTGACCCAGCCGTCCGCATCGTCATCCGATGCCGTGAAGAGCAGCGCACCCGGTTTGTGCTGTCCCCATCGTGCTACTGGATCGACCAGCAATGGGCGAGCCCCTTCCACTTCGCAGAGGAGTGGCCGGATGCCTGCCTGGCCGTAAAAGCTTTCGCACAGGCCCAGCACCACCTGGACCTTGCCGCCCTTTTCGACGCGGAATCGGTAGCGAATGGGGATGCCTCCCATTCCTGCGCGGATGTTGGCGAAGCCGGGGTCACAATCACCCTCGGGCTTGGCCCAACCGGGCATGGGGGTGGTGTCGATGACGTACCCCCAATCGCGGGTTTCGAGGAACCTCTGAGTTTCCAGGGGAATGGAGAGAACCACCCGATTCCCCAACCGCGCCGTGGAAAGTCCCACGCCAAGCTGCGCAGACGGCTGAAGATTCAGGGTGACCGATCGCGGCTCGCCACCTGTTTCTTCCAATTGGACTTCCAGGACGTCCATTCCCTGGGGATAGACCGGTGCTTTGTACGCCGTGACTTGCAGGCGGATCTGGCCGAAATCGGCCGACCAGCGTGCCGCAGGGACCACATTTTCCAGGGCCACTGCCTCAAGGCGTTGTTCGCCCGGTGCCAGCCCGTCACCTGTCAGCGTGACCGTCAGAGTGCCCCAGTCTTCCGCCAACACGCCGTTAGCATGGAACTGGGAAGGTGGCAGGCCGGGCGACGACAACCCGACGGTTTCCGCCCCCAAAGCGCCGCAGCAGCACGCCAGGGTGCTGATTCCGATCAAGAGATACATCGCGCGGCTCATGCCTGACCTCCGTATTCAAAGGTGGAAAATCGTGGCGAATGCGTCACCTTGATACCGTAGAGCTGGCAAAAGCCTTCCAGCACGCGGCGGTGATCTCCCAGCGTGACAACCTGATGGAATCCCAGCGTATCGCGGGAATCTTCGATATTATCCAGCTCGATTTCCACGGAAGTCCGACACCCGCCCGCCGGTGGTGTTTGCACATTGCCCACCACTTTCCCGGTGTCGATGATCATTTCATTTGGGCCATTGAAGCGGACGAGGGTGACGGGTTGCCCCTCCGGCCAGAGGACCTGCATCGCCACGCCGAGTGCCGACTCCGAATGGTTCCGCAGGATATAATCCGCTGGTTTTTGATCAAAACCAGCAATACGGGTCCCCGACGTGCAATGCGCGGCAATGAGGGTGTTATGGACTGTTTCCGGAACGGGGTCGTTCATGTAACCCGGACGGTCCAGCAGATAACTCGTCATCATGAGAGACATCGCCCCGAATAGATCGGCTTCACACCCCGCCGTGATGCCGGCGTCCTGGAGGAGGGTCCAGGCAGCACACGGCGGTGTGGGCACCAGCCGGGCTCCCACCATACCCAGGCAGTCCATACTCAAAGCGTGGGCGCCTTCGGCCTTGAGCAGCCGTTTGGCTGTCACATGGGCACGCATCGCATTGAGAGCATCCTGCTCGTTTGGCTCCACGATCTTGACGGCCCGCTTTCGCAGGTCAGCAGCCAGGTCGCGGACCTCGTCTGTAACGGGTTGTTTGTCGAATTCCTGATTGAACGTGTCGCGGGGAATTGCCCGCACTTTCGTGCCCAGTCGTTCCACAACCGTTTCGTTCCGTTCGTTGCCCCGAATCCACAGGACGCGGGTTTCCTCGAAAAGTCGTTTGGCGCGAATCATTCTGAGTCCATCTTCCACCGCCGACCAATCCAGGGAAGAAATAACATGTATCCCTGTTTTTCGGCTGGGCCCTGCCAGGTGTCCGGTGAACGCGGTGCCCACCGGAGCAAAGACGATCAGAGGGATTTTCGTCTGGTCGGCGATACGGTTGATCCATCCCCAGGTCTGCATGTGCTGGAGAATCACCAGAATCCCATGGGGCTTGGTATCGATGAGCTTCTTGATCCAGGCATCGATTGTAGCATCAGTATTGAGGGGTTGAGCTTCCTGATCGACCTGCATGCCAAGCCGATTCGCCGAGGCCCGCAGCAGGGCAGTGTACTCGCGCTGATGTCCATCAAGGTCGTAGGTCGTTCCGGGCCAACCGAGCCAGTATGGACGGGGCATTTCCAGAAAACTGGCAGCCACCCGAACCTCCGGTTTGGGACGGAGTTCCCGGACGTCGATCACGTCCGTCACTGCTGGGGCTTCAGACGGAGCAGGTGTTTCCACCAATCCGGTGAAAAGACCTGTTCCCATGCTCGCCAGAGAAATCATTTTCAAGCATTCACGTCGGTTGAAGCATGAACCGCATTGATGTTGCTGACACATGGGTCGTCCCTCCCGTAACGAATGGTGGCCAACACAAGCTGGGGCGATTGTTTAAAGCCGACGGAGCCCGGTCCCCGTCGCCGCCACAGCCGAAAGCCGTGCCAGCAGGGGTTATAATTGAGATAGAAGCGATAATCAATAAGGGAGAGCCCGCCGCGAAGGATGAAAAGGCGACTCGTCGGACAGCCGAGCTCTCCCGGCCCAGCTTTTGATTCATCGTTACTGTTGCAGAAACCGCCGAGATGGGATCCGCGCAGCGTGTTGTAAGGGCAATTCATGAATTGCCCCTACCGTCGAAATGATAACTGACCCGAAGAGTTGGGGCCGGTGGGCAAAATGGATGATCCAACGTCGGAACGCGAACGTGACAAGCACGTCCCTCCGAATGTGGACCTGCCATGCGGGTCCCACCGGGTTGGAGCTCGCTCCCCTGCAAGCCCGTGTGGTTGTCCGCGTCCCCACGGGCGGAGGAAAAGCGGGGATTGTCGGGCGCGGCTTTTGATTGACACGCTATTCCGGGCTGTTTAGAATCGACGTAGGCTTGTATTACCCAAATTGCCAAGGTTTCCAGGCCCACTTTTTCACAGCCGCGGTCGGAACGTCGGTGGGTCGGCATCGATCGGACACGAAATTCTGAGCGAGTCACTCCCTAAAATCCAGGACGTCGAGGAGTAAGCTTGTCATGGCACGTGAGAACCAAGGGCTGCAAATTGCCTTGATCACGTTCGTCATTCTGACGCTCTTGCTGGCCGTTTTCACCTATCTCTTCTTCCGTCAGTATGACGAACAGTACCGAAAAGCCCAGGCGGCACTGGAGGAGGCCGCAAAAGCCAATGATGCCGCGCGATCGGCTCAAACCGACCTCAACACGTTGAAGACCATCCTCGGTTTCAGTACCACCGACCCGATGGACAAAATCACACAGACGGCCAAACAAGAGCTGGAAACCTACGGCGCGGATCTCGATCCTTCTCAGCAGAACTATCGCACCGTGCTGGACCACCTTTTCAAGACGCTTCAGGCCAAAAGCGCCACACTGGTGGCAACCGAGCAGAAACTTCGGGATGCTGAGGCCAAGATCGCTCAACTTGAGGCGAGCAAGGCTCCGTTGATCGCGCAGGAGAAGAATCGAGCCGATCAGGCAGAAGCCACCCTCACACAGGAACGTCAGAAGTTCACGGCGGACCTCCAGGCTTCCTTCCAGGCGCGAGATGATTTGCAAAAACGGGTAACCGAGGCCCAGCAGCAGGCCCAGGATGCTTTGGCCCAATTGGACGCCGCTAAGAAGGATTTTGATCGCCGGATTCGGACAGTCTCGGCTCTGCTGGCTGTACGCACCAAGGAATTAGAGGCGACCAAGAATCCTCGTTTGGAGACGCCGGATGGTCGCATTCAGTGGGTAAATCAGCAGTTGGGCACGGTGTGGATCAACCTGGGCGAAGCGGACGGGCTGTCGGTGGGGACAACTTTTGCGGTCTTCCCCGGAAATACTTTGAATATCGCTGATGCGGAACGGAAAGGTGGCATCGAAGTGACGGCGATCCGCGGTCCACACCTCGCTGAAGCCCGCATCATCGATGACAAAGTGAGTGATCCCATCATGCCTGGCGACGTGATCAGCACCCTCATTTGGTCTCCAGGAGACCGGCGGCGGTTTGCCATTACCAACTTTGTCGATATTGACGATGATGGGCGGAGCGATCAGGAACTGCTCATCAGCATCATTCGGCAAAGCAACGGGATCGTGGACGCCTGGCTCGATGATGAAGGTAATCTTCACGGTCAGCTCACGGCCGACACCGACTACATTGTAGTGGGCAATGAACCGCCCGAGGGAACCAATGTGGCTGTGATCCAGGCGCGATCGGATATGCTCAAACGGGCGGATGAGATGGCTGTTCAGAGGATTTCCGTGCGTGAGCTGCTCCGTCGCATCGGTTACAAACGGGAAACCCACGTGGTGCGGTTCGGACCAGGCGCTAATCCCGCCGATTTTCGAGCCAAACCCAAGGAGGACGAAGTCATCCGGCAGTCGACCGGAGCCGTCAGCGAAATCTTCCAGCCGCGACAACCTCCGCGGGCCAAGGCGGGCACGGCTTTCTGACCAACTCCGTGGAGACCACGGGTTGAGCCGCAGCGTTCGCCCTGCGACTGTGTCCATGTGCGATCTCACTTACCGGCAGATTTGCCGATAGTATTCCACGGAGCGTCGCAGGCCCTCTCGAAAGTCCACCCGGGGCTCGTATCCCAGCAGACGGCGGGCGAGGGTGATGTCGGCCATACTCTCGCGAATGTCTCCCGGTCTGGGCGGGGCGAATTCCGGCTCCACCTGAGTTCCCAGGACTTCGTTGAGCGCGGCAATCAACTCCAGAAGAGTGATGCTCTTGCCGTTGGCGGCATTGAAGACGCGTCCCTCCACTCCCGGCTTTTCCGCTGCCAGAAGGTTGGCATGGACCACGTTTTCCACGTACGTAAAATCGCGTGACTGAAGTCCGTCGCCGAAAATAACCGGGCGCCGACCGCGGAGAATCGCCGTGATGAACAGAGGTATAACAGCCGAATAGGGGCTATTGGGATCCTGCCGCGGACCGAAGACGTTGAAATAGCGAATGACCACAGTGGGCAACCCGTATGTGGCATAAAATGCCCGGCAGTAGTACTCGCCCGCCAGCTTCGCCGCGCCATAGGGCGAAATGGGATCGGGAAGATCGGTTTCCCGTTTGGCACTGAATGGCTGGTCACCGTAAGCGCTGCTCGATCCGGCATACACGAAGCGACGGATGCGACCGGATTTGCGAGCCGCATCGAGGAGCGTCACCGTCCCCGTGACACATGCCGCGTGGGTGTCGAGCGGATACTCCACACTTCGCGGAACGCTGGCCAGTGCCGCCTGATGGAAGACGTAGTCCACACCCTCCATGACCTTCGCCACCAGGGTGCTGTCGCAGACGTCTCCTTCAACAAACTCGATACAATCCCTGACACCGGCAAGATTGGCAAGATTGCCCGTGCTGAGATTATCCAGCACCCGCACTCTGTGCCCGCGTTGAACAAGGGCGTCCACCAGGTGCGATCCGATAAAGCCCGCTCCTCCGGTGACAAGTGTCGTCGGCATTGTCCACCTTTCCTAAATCAGCAAAAGATGCAGTGTTTATGGTAGGTTGGCGAGAAATGACCTATTTCGGCATGGCCACCCAAGATAAATCACCGGTAACACGCCAAACGGGGTGAGGCGTCTGTACTTTGTATGTTTCCCGGTGTGCTTCCGCTATCAGAATGTAGCATGAAGCAAGCGGGTAGCATCCACCAACCGGCGATCGGGGGGGTCAGAAAACAGCGGTTGTCACGAAAAAGACATCGTTTCTGCGTGGTATCACGGGGTCCCATGTTCCCACCGGCGGCGCGGTGAGACTGCCGCATCTGGGTGTTGACAGGGCCTGGCACGACGCAACGAGAGGCGGTCGCCGGTCAACCGGTTGGCCTACGAACTTTTTTCACCGGTCGGTATCATACCAGTTTGAGGCGCCACGAGCCGATCCCATGTAATTCTGTTTGAGGCAGCCGGGCTCCGTCTGGCGTGGGGTACCGATGCCATCCGGATTAATGTGACGACCGTATTTTGCCCATCTCTTGAAGGATGCTGTTTCACCCATGAAGGCCGACGAACTTCGCGAAAAGTTTTTGACGTTCTTTGAAACGAAAGGGTGTGTCCGCCGTCCGAGCGACGTCCTCGTTCCCCGCTGGGATCCGTCCGTTCTCTTCACACCGGCCGGGATGAACCAGTTCAAGGACCACTTCCTTGGCCGATGCAAGCTGGAATTCACGCGGGCCACCACGTGTCAGAAATGCCTGCGGACGGGCGATATCGAAAACGTCGGGCGGACCCCATACCATCACACCTTTTTCGAAATGCTGGGGAACTTTTCGTTCGGCGATTACTTCAAGCGAGAAGCCATCCTTTGGGCGTGGGAATTCCTTACCGACAAAAAATGGCTGGGGCTCGACCCGGAAAAAATCTCGGCCACCGTGTACCTTGACGACGACGAAGCGGCGGAAATTTGGATCAAGGAAGTGGGTCTTTCGCCGGACAAAGTCACCCGCATGGGGGAAGATGAAAACTTCTGGCCTGCCAACGCCCCCAGTCAAGGACCGGACGGTGTTTGTGGGCCCTGCAGCGAAATCTATTACGACACCCCCTGGGGTAAAGTCGAAATCTGGAATCTGGTGTTCACGCAGTACAATCGGGTGGGGCCTCCGCCGAACAACCTCCGACCGCTCCCCAGCAAGAATATTGACACCGGCATGGGTTTGGAGCGGGCGGCGGCCGTCCTGCAGGGGGTGGAATCGAACTTCCACATCGATATCATTCGGCCGATTGTGGAAGCGGCTGCCGATGTCTGCCACGTGAAGTACGACCCCTCTTCTGATTTCGGACGACGTTTGCGGCGGATTGCCGATCACATTCGGGCGTGCACATTTGCCATTCACGAAAACGTCACCCCCTCCCCCAACAAACAGGGATACGTCATCCGGAGATTGATTCGGCGAGCGGTTTTGGATGGCCACCGGATGGGTGTTCGCGAGCCGTTCTTCTACAAGCTCGTGCCGGTGGTAGCGGAAATGATGAAGAATCCCTACCCGGAACTCCAGGAGACAATCCCCCGGGTTCAGGCCGTGATCAAGGGAGAAGAGGAAAACTTCCTGGCGGTCCTGGAGACCGGCCTGGAGCGAATCGAACGCCTGTTTGAGGAAATGCGGCGGAATAACCGCGGCGTTGTGTCCGGCGCCGAAGCAGCCGAGCTCTATCAGACGTACGGCTTCCCGCCCGAATTGCTGGAGGCTCTCGCCGCCGAGCGGAACTATGCCTTCGATTGGGAAGGATATCGCCGCGAGATGGAGCGTCATGGGCTCGAATCCGGGGCCGGACAGAAAAAGGAGGTCTTTTACACGGGGCCCCTTGATTCTCTCAAAAAAGCCGGCTTGGAAAGCCGTTTTGTGGGTTACGAAACCACGGAGGTTCCCGATGCCAAGATCATCGGTCTGATTGCCGCAGGACACCTCTGCGATGCGGTGGAAGAAAAAGATCACGGCCAGCCCGTCGCTGTCATCCTCGATAAGACGCCATTTTATGGC
This is a stretch of genomic DNA from Thermogutta terrifontis. It encodes these proteins:
- a CDS encoding DUF4199 domain-containing protein — protein: MARENQGLQIALITFVILTLLLAVFTYLFFRQYDEQYRKAQAALEEAAKANDAARSAQTDLNTLKTILGFSTTDPMDKITQTAKQELETYGADLDPSQQNYRTVLDHLFKTLQAKSATLVATEQKLRDAEAKIAQLEASKAPLIAQEKNRADQAEATLTQERQKFTADLQASFQARDDLQKRVTEAQQQAQDALAQLDAAKKDFDRRIRTVSALLAVRTKELEATKNPRLETPDGRIQWVNQQLGTVWINLGEADGLSVGTTFAVFPGNTLNIADAERKGGIEVTAIRGPHLAEARIIDDKVSDPIMPGDVISTLIWSPGDRRRFAITNFVDIDDDGRSDQELLISIIRQSNGIVDAWLDDEGNLHGQLTADTDYIVVGNEPPEGTNVAVIQARSDMLKRADEMAVQRISVRELLRRIGYKRETHVVRFGPGANPADFRAKPKEDEVIRQSTGAVSEIFQPRQPPRAKAGTAF
- a CDS encoding SDR family oxidoreductase, producing the protein MPTTLVTGGAGFIGSHLVDALVQRGHRVRVLDNLSTGNLANLAGVRDCIEFVEGDVCDSTLVAKVMEGVDYVFHQAALASVPRSVEYPLDTHAACVTGTVTLLDAARKSGRIRRFVYAGSSSAYGDQPFSAKRETDLPDPISPYGAAKLAGEYYCRAFYATYGLPTVVIRYFNVFGPRQDPNSPYSAVIPLFITAILRGRRPVIFGDGLQSRDFTYVENVVHANLLAAEKPGVEGRVFNAANGKSITLLELIAALNEVLGTQVEPEFAPPRPGDIRESMADITLARRLLGYEPRVDFREGLRRSVEYYRQICR
- the alaS gene encoding alanine--tRNA ligase — its product is MKADELREKFLTFFETKGCVRRPSDVLVPRWDPSVLFTPAGMNQFKDHFLGRCKLEFTRATTCQKCLRTGDIENVGRTPYHHTFFEMLGNFSFGDYFKREAILWAWEFLTDKKWLGLDPEKISATVYLDDDEAAEIWIKEVGLSPDKVTRMGEDENFWPANAPSQGPDGVCGPCSEIYYDTPWGKVEIWNLVFTQYNRVGPPPNNLRPLPSKNIDTGMGLERAAAVLQGVESNFHIDIIRPIVEAAADVCHVKYDPSSDFGRRLRRIADHIRACTFAIHENVTPSPNKQGYVIRRLIRRAVLDGHRMGVREPFFYKLVPVVAEMMKNPYPELQETIPRVQAVIKGEEENFLAVLETGLERIERLFEEMRRNNRGVVSGAEAAELYQTYGFPPELLEALAAERNYAFDWEGYRREMERHGLESGAGQKKEVFYTGPLDSLKKAGLESRFVGYETTEVPDAKIIGLIAAGHLCDAVEEKDHGQPVAVILDKTPFYGEMGGQVGDRGELVADGLRFEVIDTKMESGFPVHYGHLRDGRLALGQVVTARVDAARRQGIRRAHTATHLLHYALQKVLGKHAQQQGSKVDDDILRFDFANPTAVKAEELEEIEAEVNRRVLEAAPVQIAYMPLAEARKTGAMMLFGEKYPDVVRVVSVGEYSKELCGGTHLDHAGQIGLFKIISEESVAAGTRRITALTGWKAYEFVRDTSRVIAEASAALNVPPQEIPTRIQNMLQEIRQLRKQVALGGRSPGVTAEQLWSQGIDVDGVRVIVGEIPAADPDLMRQLIDQLRRRNMPTAVLLAAKHPEEKKVVMVAGLSRELTDRGMDAVKWVRSVAAVVGGGGGGRPDLAQAGGKVPEKLAEALDLAREQAVKMIQA